From Gemmatimonadaceae bacterium, a single genomic window includes:
- a CDS encoding carboxypeptidase regulatory-like domain-containing protein: MRCRSGAVNAFLNGTVAALCLLVIPVHRPSAQQAGASTTATVEGVVYDSVRSAPLTGAVVQLVSRDEPSQVFSAETDSSGAFRIAGVPHGTFIIGFLHAELSELDLQAISRNVRVGSKPVVHVELSIPGAVAIRTALCGAPAAGDSSGTVVGFVRDADSDMPVAGARITVAWRNFDIDKKGFHSEPRQVDARADASGWFAICGVPGDGVFDIRAQLGARATPFVQVDATSRGLAIRDLRLGGDSAAGAPSRAAGTSLGRPAAQAAAVLDGVIRDPSGAPLAGAEVTLPAAGAAATTGADGRFQIASLPSGTQPLVIAHVGLMPVRTTVDLASHHPASIDIKMTQPVAVLATVKVQGKNVLSKLAGFDQRRTEGAGQFFTADDIAKMEATKLTDVFRRAATLRVIRIDPKDSTFMLGIVSARGQVSIAMSNTGFCYPAVYIDGAFMHDAAHNINTFLDPSSVAGIEIYADASTTPPQYKSGDCGTVLIWTH; this comes from the coding sequence ATGAGGTGCCGGTCAGGTGCAGTGAACGCCTTCCTCAACGGCACGGTGGCCGCCCTTTGCCTTCTCGTCATTCCGGTCCACCGGCCCAGCGCACAACAGGCGGGCGCATCGACCACCGCAACAGTCGAGGGCGTCGTGTACGACAGCGTGCGCTCGGCGCCGCTCACCGGCGCCGTCGTGCAACTCGTCTCGCGCGATGAGCCGTCGCAGGTATTCTCCGCCGAAACCGATTCGTCCGGTGCGTTCCGCATCGCCGGCGTGCCGCACGGAACATTCATTATCGGTTTCCTGCACGCCGAGCTGAGTGAGCTCGATCTCCAGGCCATCTCGCGCAATGTGCGCGTGGGCTCCAAACCGGTCGTGCACGTGGAGCTGTCCATTCCGGGAGCGGTGGCGATCCGTACGGCGCTCTGCGGCGCGCCGGCTGCCGGTGATTCCAGCGGGACGGTCGTTGGCTTCGTGCGCGACGCCGACAGCGACATGCCGGTCGCGGGCGCACGCATCACGGTTGCGTGGCGCAATTTCGACATCGACAAAAAGGGATTCCACAGCGAACCGCGCCAGGTCGACGCCAGGGCCGACGCCAGCGGCTGGTTTGCCATCTGCGGCGTGCCGGGCGATGGCGTGTTCGACATTCGCGCGCAGTTAGGCGCGCGCGCCACGCCGTTCGTCCAAGTGGACGCGACCTCGCGCGGCTTGGCCATCCGCGACCTGCGCTTGGGCGGCGACAGCGCCGCGGGCGCCCCATCGCGGGCCGCGGGTACGTCGTTAGGCAGACCAGCGGCCCAGGCGGCGGCCGTGCTCGACGGCGTGATTCGGGATCCATCCGGCGCCCCGCTTGCCGGCGCGGAAGTCACGCTGCCCGCGGCCGGCGCCGCTGCCACCACGGGCGCCGATGGGCGGTTCCAGATCGCATCGCTGCCGTCGGGCACGCAGCCGCTCGTGATCGCACACGTGGGGCTCATGCCGGTGCGCACCACGGTCGACCTCGCGAGCCATCACCCCGCCTCCATCGACATCAAGATGACTCAACCAGTGGCGGTGTTGGCGACGGTCAAGGTGCAAGGCAAGAACGTGCTCTCGAAGCTCGCTGGGTTCGACCAGCGCCGGACGGAAGGCGCCGGTCAGTTTTTCACGGCCGACGACATTGCGAAGATGGAGGCAACGAAGCTGACCGACGTCTTCCGGCGCGCAGCCACACTCCGCGTGATTCGCATCGATCCCAAGGACTCGACCTTCATGCTCGGTATCGTGAGCGCGCGGGGCCAGGTGAGCATCGCGATGTCGAACACCGGATTCTGCTACCCCGCCGTGTACATCGACGGGGCATTCATGCACGATGCCGCGCACAACATCAACACGTTCCTCGATCCGAGCTCGGTTGCCGGCATCGAGATCTACGCGGACGCGTCGACTACGCCGCCCCAGTACAAGTCCGGGGACTGCGGTACGGTGCTGATCTGGACGCACTGA